In one Verrucomicrobiota bacterium genomic region, the following are encoded:
- a CDS encoding glycerate kinase, with protein sequence MKLLRILIIPDKFKGTLSAREAAAAMAAGWHASRPGDRLEQFPMSDGGDGFGELLSAHVGGQEQRVQTVDAAQRPCESAWWWEAKTRTAIIESARTVGLAMLPPGQFHPFQLDTRGLGTMLFNAAEKQARTCIIGIGGSATNDGGFGLARALGWVFLDGEHNALSRWTELSRLKRILPPTRGPLFPNVIVAVDVQNPLLGARGCSRIYGPQKGLRPEDLPIADAALQQLARVVRQQFGRDLAKEPGAGAAGGLGFGLLAFLNAQAAPGFALFAKRTRLPQRLRRADLVITGEGAMDGSTLMGKGVGELGALCRQAKVPCIGLCGTVAGHKQLKKLFRSVNGLTDLTTPEEAKANAAHWLQELARREAEKAGVKGLGGGR encoded by the coding sequence ATGAAATTGCTGCGAATCCTGATCATCCCGGATAAGTTCAAAGGCACCTTGAGCGCCCGCGAGGCCGCCGCCGCGATGGCGGCGGGTTGGCACGCGAGCCGGCCGGGTGACCGGCTGGAGCAATTCCCCATGAGCGACGGTGGGGATGGCTTCGGCGAATTGCTCAGCGCGCACGTGGGCGGCCAGGAGCAACGCGTCCAGACGGTGGATGCCGCGCAGCGCCCGTGCGAATCCGCCTGGTGGTGGGAAGCCAAGACCCGCACGGCGATCATCGAATCCGCCCGCACGGTTGGCCTGGCCATGCTGCCGCCGGGGCAGTTCCATCCGTTCCAACTGGACACGCGGGGGTTGGGCACGATGCTTTTCAATGCGGCGGAGAAGCAGGCGCGCACGTGCATCATCGGGATTGGCGGCAGCGCGACCAACGACGGCGGCTTTGGGCTGGCGCGTGCGCTGGGCTGGGTGTTCCTGGATGGCGAGCACAACGCGTTATCGCGCTGGACGGAGTTGTCCCGGCTGAAACGAATCCTTCCGCCGACGCGCGGACCGCTTTTCCCAAACGTCATCGTGGCCGTGGATGTGCAGAACCCGTTGCTGGGAGCGCGTGGTTGCTCACGGATTTACGGTCCCCAGAAAGGACTGCGGCCGGAGGATCTGCCCATCGCCGATGCCGCGCTGCAACAGCTCGCCAGGGTGGTGCGCCAACAATTTGGCCGTGACTTGGCCAAGGAACCGGGAGCCGGTGCCGCCGGGGGGCTGGGCTTTGGGCTGCTGGCTTTTCTGAACGCCCAGGCCGCGCCCGGCTTTGCACTGTTCGCCAAGCGGACCCGCCTGCCACAACGCTTGCGCAGAGCGGACCTGGTCATCACCGGCGAAGGCGCGATGGACGGCTCCACGCTGATGGGCAAAGGCGTGGGCGAGTTGGGCGCGTTGTGCCGCCAAGCCAAGGTCCCCTGCATTGGGTTATGCGGCACCGTTGCCGGGCATAAGCAGTTAAAGAAACTGTTCCGCTCTGTAAACGGGCTGACGGACCTCACCACGCCAGAGGAAGCCAAAGCCAATGCCGCGCACTGGCTGCAAGAGCTGGCGCGGAGGGAGGCGGAGAAAGCGGGAGTGAAAGGTTTAGGGGGTGGGAGATGA